One Eurosta solidaginis isolate ZX-2024a chromosome 5, ASM4086904v1, whole genome shotgun sequence DNA segment encodes these proteins:
- the Ube3a gene encoding ubiquitin-protein ligase E3A, whose protein sequence is MNAEEKTKETLGDETASVNEDSPSASHIASYSSTSNNQQVHAQQRPPQTLQQTRSGNPDMKRSAVKELIERYFYQLQRGCGNPKCLNENCASSGQVAPMNPNEIAARAIQLFSQDAKLCDCNSQPPKVARTHNNDSPSSSHSVSSAATTPSNDSSTSSTSSTSSTSSGNSTITSGSGSLHNHTSQHSNISSAASAGGGCVSGDDVGATAVASSSTTTLLPSRSLINSNRNLDSSNSVGTAATSELCQLEILCNAADAIDMVVDNDNDLLTTQQNTTDASTEGTSGGVASAARNASGPPTPTFASVPYLNEALLDELLDECKKFNTYDRLLHAINEVYPHVDRLSKSFRRPTLCAISTKLTSSATATKLQELLGKSPCDLKKEDLRTLEGETDKDEDSTCVSVEQDAASCREQPATASQVCIDCDDEPMDEDAGSDGFVAAGSTAAGSDNESSIKSNSSETLVDLESLRRVKKKLFALNNTSIGEALNSNIILLAEGIRYGRETDWEKVLHCLVICFDMATNTSNSFADLEYLERSLPKLCHATRILPVAAQARLSRIWAAHCRDQMQSLVQCCQQLITLQVILDEDTVQENTDVIVVTRVLKIAFFANVLAGELDASSIKSHSNTASGNNDGGDTSSNADTNNDEDDIFFYTQVPKPHYPKFAEDKLEKELGLSSMDCRVPLVPFEEFYNEPLSDAIQMDRDYLSYRNLSLNPRSDDLHFSFMLYSFILTPATKVIALYYDSRIRMYSERNSSLYSLFNSFSDGNDLGGSRPDLKLKVRRENIIDDALIGLELVAMSNPKDLKKQLVVEFVGEQGIDEGGVSKEFFQLIVEEIFNPDYGMFVHQEDTNTVWFNSAPFENEAQFTLIGIILGLAIYNNIILAVNFPMVVYRKLMGGVGTFYDLKYWNPTLYRSLKSMLDYQEPDMEEVFMQTFKISYKDVFGDVIEHELTTGGGDIVVGQHNKQEFVDKYSDYLLNKSIERQFRAFKKGFEMVTDESPLKLLFRPEEIELLVCGSRKFDFVELEKSTEYEGGYTKDTQVIKDFWSVVHSMPEESKRKLLEFTTGSDRVPVGGLSRLKLLITRHGPDSDRLPTSHTCFNVLLLPEYNSKEKLEERLLKAINYSKGFGML, encoded by the exons ATGAACGCGGAGGAAAAGACAAAAGAAACGCTTGGCGACGAAACTGCAAG CGTTAATGAGGATTCGCCATCTGCTAGTCATATCGCCTCTTATAGCTCAACGAGCAACAATCAACAAGTACACGCACAGCAACGTCCACCGCAAACGCTGCAGCAAACGCGCAGCGGTAATCCAGATATGAAACGATCCGCCGTTAAGGAATTAATTGAACGTTATTTCTATCAATTGCAACGAGGTTGTGGTAATCCAAAATGCTTAAATGAAAATTGTGCATCAAGCGGTCAGGTAGCGCCTATGAACCCAAATGAAATAGCAGCACGCGCCATACAGCTATTTTCTCAAGATGCAAAACTATGTGACTGTAATAGTCAACCACCGAAGGTGGCGCGCACCCATAATAATGACTCACCGTCGAG ttcacaCTCAGTCAGCTCAGCCGCAACTACTCCTAGCAATGATAGTAGCACAAGTAGTACGTCTAGCACTAGTAGCACTAGCAGCGGAAATAGCACAATTACATCTGGCAGTGGCAGCCTACATAATCATACATCTCAACACAGTAATATTAGCAGCGCCGCAAGTGCAGGTGGTGGCTGTGTTAGTGGTGATGATGTTGGCGCTACCGCTGTTGCATCATCATCTACTACTACATTATTACCCTCACGTAGTCTCATCAACTCAAATAGGAATCTTGATAGTAGTAATAGTGTTGGCACCGCTGCTACTTCAGAGTTGTGTCAACTAGAGATTCTATGCAATGCTGCCGATGCGATTGACATGGTAGTTGATAATGATAATGACTTGTTAACAACACAACAAAACACAACAGATGCATCCACAGAGGGCACAAGTGGTGGGGTTGCCTCTGCTGCGCGTAATGCATCTGGTCCACCAACGCCCACATTTGCGTCGGTTCCATACCTCAATGAGGCATTGCTCGACGAGCTATTAGAtgaatgtaaaaaatttaatacctatGATCGTCTATTACATGCCATAAACGAAGTTTATCCACATGTTGATCGTTTGAGTAAAAGTTTTCGTAGACCAACGCTATGCGCAATCTCTACTAAACTGACCTCCAGTGCTACAGCAACAAAGCTGCAAGAACTATTGGGAAAATCACCGTGTGACTTGAAAAAAGAAGACTTGCGTACGCTTGAGGGGGAGACAGACAAAGATGAGGATAGCACTTGCGTGTCTGTTGAACAGGATGCAGCGTCTTGTAGGGAACAGCCAGCAACAGCATCACAAGTATGCATCGACTGTGATGATGAGCCAATGGATGAGGATGCTGGATCGGACGGCTTCGTCGCTGCTGGCAGTACTGCAGCTGGCAGCGATAATGAATCAAGCATAAAATCAAATAGTAGTGAAACATTGGTGGATTTGGAAAGTCTGCGGCGCGTAAAAAAGAAACTTTTCGCGCTGAATAATACAAGTATTGGCGAGGCGTTAAATAGCAATATAATACTGCTGGCCGAAGGCATACGCTATGGACGTGAGACAGATTGGGAAAAGGTGCTACACTGCTTGGTGATTTGCTTTGACATGGCTACAAATA CTTCAAACAGTTTTGCAGATTTGGAGTATTTGGAACGTTCGCTGCCTAAACTTTGCCATGCTACGCGCATATTACCCGTTGCCGCACAAGCGCGTCTATCACGCATTTGGGCTGCTCATTGTAGAGATCAAATGCAGTCACTGGTACAATGTTGCCAACAATTGATTACTCTACAAGTAATACTCGATGAAGACACGGTACAAGAGAATACTGATGTTATTGTGGTAACACGCGTGCTTAAG ATTGCTTTCTTTGCTAATGTCTTAGCCGGTGAACTCGATGCCAGCTCTATAAAATCACATAGTAATACTGCCAGTGGCAATAATGATGGTGGTGATACTTCTTCAAATGCGGATACCAACAATGATGAGGATGATATCTTTTTCTATACTCAAGTACCTAAACCGCACTATCCGAAATTTGCGGAAGATAAACTTGAAAAAGAGTTAGGTTTATCGAGCATGGATTGTCGCGTGCCTTTGGTGCCATTTGAAGAGTTCTACAATGAACCATTAAGCGATGCTATTCAAATGGATCGCGATTATTTGTCGTATAGGAACTTATCACTCAATCCGAGAAGTGATG ATCTACATTTTTCTTTTATGCTGTATTCGTTCATATTAACACCTGCTACCAAAGTTATTGCGCTATACTATGATAGTCGCATACGTATGTACAGTGAGCGTAATTCATCGCTTTATTCATTATTTAATTCATTTTCTGATGGTAATGATCTTGGTGGCTCTAGACCCGATTTGAAATTGAAAGTGCGACGTGAAAACATTATTGATGATGCACTAATTGGG CTTGAACTCGTTGCAATGAGTAATCCAAAAGACTTGAAAAAACAGTTAGTGGTTGAATTCGTGGGTGAGCAGGGCATTGATGAGGGTGGAGTTTCCAAAGAGTTCTTCCAGCTTATTGTCGAAGAAATTTTCAATCCGGACTATGGCATGTTTGTACATCAGGAGGATACCAATACTGTGTG GTTCAATTCTGCACCATTTGAGAATGAGGCACAATTCACGCTAATTGGCATTATTTTAGGTTTAGCTATTTACAATAACATCATTTTGGCTGTTAATTTTCCCATGGTGGTCTATCGTAAGCTAATGGGCGGAGTTGGTACATTTTACGATCTAAAATATTGGAATCCAACATTGTATCGTAGCTTAAAATCGATGCTTGACTATCAAGAACCCGATATGGAAGAAGTTTTTATGCAAACATTCAAAATTAGCTATAAAGATGTATTTGGTGATGTAATCGAACATGAACTAACGACGGGTGGTGGTGATATTGTTGTGGGTCAACATAACAAACAAGAATTCGTCGATAAGTATAGTGATTATTTGCTCAACAAAAGCATCGAAAGACAGTTTCGTGCATTCAAAAAAGGTTTCGAAATGGTAACTGATGAATCACCATTAAAATTGCTCTTTCGTCCGGAGGAAATTGAGTTGCTCGTATGCGGTAgtaga AAATTTGACTTTGTGGAATTGGAAAAATCTACCGAATACGAGGGTGGTTATACAAAAGACACACAAGTAATCAAAGACTTTTGGAGCGTTGTACACTCCATGCCAGAAGAGTCGAAGCGAAAACTACTCGAATTCACCACAGGTTCAGATCGTGTGCCAGTTGGTGGTTTAAGTCGCCTCAAGTTGCTAATAACACGCCACGGTCCGGACAGCGATCGTTTGCCCACCTCGCATACATGCTTCAATGTTTTATTGTTGCCAGAATATAACAGtaaagaaaaattagaagaaCGTCTACTAAAAGCGATTAACTATTCAAAAGGATTTGGTATGCTTTAA